A window of the Lactuca sativa cultivar Salinas chromosome 7, Lsat_Salinas_v11, whole genome shotgun sequence genome harbors these coding sequences:
- the LOC111891005 gene encoding uncharacterized protein LOC111891005 has translation MLSFKIALSFSIPLTKTLSLPFLFKNPRKTLNPFSISIKSMASSWTCSKCTFINTDSLKPNCQICSSSQSPPPFSSSSNQEKWSCKACTFLNVYKVSSCEICGTRNSSFSSNLGLDDEEMEVGSSAVGNVFLPLLQRCNNAKRKIRDDPVEIADNSIDLSVSRGLKSADKKVIDSDEIQPKVDPSPRKLKILSYNVWFAEDIELRIRMRAIGDIIQLHTPDVICLQEVTPDIYAIFQRSNWWKSYKCSLSFEKAITRPYFCMQLTKLPVKSFNCKQFSYSAMGRELCITEVSLQENNTPLVIATTHLESPCPGPPKWDQMYSKERVKQANEAVDFLKSNPNVIFCGDMNWDDKLDGEFPLPDGWNDAWTELNPKEIGWTYDTKSNPMLTANRKLQKRLDRFLICLRDLKAESVVMVGTEPIPEVTYLKQKKGGKELELPVLPSDHFGLLLTMSAR, from the exons ATGTTGTCTTTCAAAATCGCACTCTCATTCTCAATCCCACTAACCAAAACCCTTTCGTTGCCGTTTCTCTTCAagaaccctagaaaaaccctaaaccctttttcAATTTCAATCAAATCCATGGCTTCTTCATGGACCTGCTCTAAATGCACGTTCATCAATACCGATTCGCTAAAACCCAATTGCCAGATTTGCTCATCCTCACAGTCCCCACCGCCGTTTTCGTCGTCTTCAAACCAAGAAAAATGGTCTTGTAAAGCTTGCACTTTTTTAAACGTATATAAAGTGTCGAGCTGTGAAATCTGTGGGACTAGGAACTCATCGTTTTCGTCGAATTTGGGGCTTGACGATGAAGAAATGGAGGTGGGTTCCTCCGCTGTTGGCAATGTTTTCTTGCCTCTGTTACAAAGATGTAATAACGCTAAGAGGAAGATTCGCGATGATCCAGTTGAGATTGCTGATAATTCTATCGATTTGAGTGTGTCTCGTGGGTTAAAATCGGCTGATAAAAAGGTGATTGATTCTG ATGAAATTCAACCAAAAGTGGATCCAAGTCCAAggaagttgaagatcttgagttACAATGTGTGGTTTGCAGAAGATATTGAGCTTCGAATAAGAATGAGAGCCATAGGTGACATTATACAATTGCATACCCCAGATGTCATATGTTTGCAG GAAGTCACTCCCGACATATATGCTATCTTTCAAAGATCGAATTGGTGGAAGTCGTATAAATGCTCACTTTCTTTTGAGAAGGCGATCACAAGGCCTTACTTTTGCATGCAG CTTACCAAATTACCCGTGAAATCCTTCAATTGTAAGCAATTCAGTTATTCTGCAATGGGAAGAGAGTTATGCATCACAGAAGTTTCCCTCCAAGAAAACAACACCCCTTTAGTAATTGCCACCACCCATCTTGAAAGCCCATGCCCGGGCCCACCAAAGTGGGACCAAATGTACAGCAAAGAACGGGTCAAACAAGCAAACGAAGCCGTTGACTTTCTAAAGTCAAACCCAAACGTGATCTTTTGCGGTGATATGAATTGGGACGATAAATTGGACGGTGAGTTTCCGCTCCCGGATGGATGGAATGATGCGTGGACGGAATTGAATCCCAAAGAAATCGGGTGGACTTATGACACAAAGTCAAACCCCATGTTGACTGCTAATCGGAAACTGCAAAAAAGGCTCGATAGGTTTTTGATTTGTTTGAGGGATTTGAAGGCTGAGAGTGTTGTGATGGTTGGGACTGAACCGATTCCGGAGGTGACTTATTTGAAACAGAAGAAAGGCGGAAAGGAATTGGAGCTTCCGGTTTTGCCAAGTGATCATTTCGGTTTGTTGTTGACGATGTCGGCTCGGTGA
- the LOC111890934 gene encoding glucan endo-1,3-beta-glucosidase 1, whose translation MAVLSLPSFLLIFSFVFSAALPEVKAQQAKDEPYVGVNIGTDVSNLLPPAKLVSFLQQQKVTHIRIYDSDPEILKALSKTKIRVIVSVPNNQILGIGSSNTTAANWINKNVAAFYPDTLITTVAVGDEVLTTVPSLSSMLMPAIESLYSALVASNLHTQIKISTPHAANIILDPFPPSQAYFNQTISPVVVQLLKFLSRTSSPLMMNMYPYYVFMQNKGVVPLDNSLFKPLTPSKEMVDPNTLLHYTNVLDAMIDSAYNSMKNLNVSDVLVLVTETGWPSKGDSKEPYATIDNADTYNSNLIKHILDRSGTPLHPEYTSSVYIYELFNEDLRSTPVSEANWGLFYANSTPVYLLHVSGRGEFLANDTTNQTFCVAMEGVDGKTLQTALDWACGPGRANCSEIQPGETCYSPNNVQNHASYAFDSYYEKEGRSTSSCDFKGVAMITTTDPSHGVCVFPGSKIISNRTNTVVNSTNATSGMETSRFVGDNLRVFWGLIIGVIFCLFIL comes from the exons AGGTTAAAGCACAACAAGCTAAAGACGAACCTTATGTGGGAGTTAACATAGGAACAGATGTCTCAAATTTACTTCCACCTGCAAAATTAGTGTCATTCTTGCAACAACAAAAGGTAACCCATATCCGTATCTATGATTCCGACCCGGAAATCCTCAAAGCCCTATCAAAAACCAAGATTCGGGTCATCGTTTCAGTACCCAATAACCAAATCCTCGGTATCGGGTCATCCAACACCACCGCAGCAAACTGGATCAACAAGAATGTCGCCGCATTCTACCCGGACACCCTCATCACCACCGTGGCAGTCGGCGATGAGGTGTTAACCACCGTCCCTTCGTTATCTTCCATGTTAATGCCCGCCATTGAATCGCTTTACAGTGCTTTAGTCGCATCAAATTTACATACCCAGATCAAAATCTCCACCCCACATGCTGCTAATATCATTCTCGATCCATTCCCACCTTCACAAGCATATTTCAATCAAACCATTTCGCCTGTTGTCGTTCAACTTCTTAAGTTTCTTTCAAGGACTAGTTCGCCATTGATGATGAACATGTACCCGTACTATGTGTTTATGCAAAACAAAGGAGTCGTCCCTCTTGATAATTCATTGTTTAAACCATTAACACCTTCGAAAGAGATGGTCGATCCGAATACATTATTGCATTACACAAACGTTCTTGACGCCATGATCGATTCCGCTTATAACTCAATGAAGAATCTAAACGTTTCCGATGTTTTGGTTCTTGTAACTGAAACCGGTTGGCCTTCAAAGGGCGACTCAAAAGAACCATACGCAACAATCGATAATGCCGATACGTATAATTCGAATTTAATCAAACATATTCTTGATCGAAGTGGGACACCTTTGCATCCTGAATACACTTCTAGTGTTTACATATACGAATTGTTTAATGAAGATTTGAGGTCGACTCCTGTTTCTGAAGCGAATTGGGGGCTTTTTTATGCAAATTCGACTCCTGTTTACTTGCTTCATGTATCTGGAAGAGGTGAATTTTTAGCGAATGATACTACGAATCAAACGTTTTGTGTTGCAATGGAAGGGGTTGATGGTAAAACATTGCAAACTGCTTTGGATTGGGCTTGTGGGCCCGGAAGAGCAAATTGTTCAGAAATTCAACCAGGGGAAACTTGTTATTCACCTAATAATGTTCAAAATCATGCTTCATATGCATTTGATAGTTACTATGAAAAAGAAGGAAGGTCTACAAGTTCTTGTGATTTCAAAGGTGTTGCCATGATCACAACTactgatccaa GTCACGGGGTCTGTGTATTTCCAGGAAG TAAGATAATAAGCAATAGAACGAACACAGTGGTGAACTCGACCAATGCAACAAGTGGCATGGAAACATCAAGATTCGTTGGGGACAATTTACGTGTTTTTTGGGGACTGATTATTGGTGTCATCTTCTGTTTATTTATTTTGTGA